The Mesoterricola silvestris sequence GCTCTGGGCCCTGGGCGGGGCCCTTTCCCTGTGCGGCGCCTTGGGCTATGCGGAATTGGCCTCGGCTTATCCTCGGGAGGGGGGCGACTACGTGTACCTCACCCGGGCCTACGGCTCCCGGGCGGGGTTCCTGTTCGGGTGGCTCCAGCTGGCGGTGGCGCGCCCCGGCGATATCGCCATCCTGGCCTTCGCCTTCGCCACCTACGCCCGGGCCATCTGGGACCCCTGGCCCGGGGGAGGGCCGGCCCTGCGGGTGTACGCCCTGGCCGCGGTGGCCGGGTTGACGGCCATCCACATGGTTGGCGTGCGGGCCAGCCGCTGGACCCAGAACCTGCTCACGGCCGTGAAATTCCTGGGACTCCTGGCCATTGCCCTGGCGGCCTGCCTCAAGGACGCCCGCCCTCCCGTCGCCGGGCCCCAGGCCCCCCTGCCGCTGAGCGTGGCCCTGATCCTGGTGCTCTTCACCTACGGCGGGTGGAACGAAATGGCCTACGTGGCCGCGGAGGTGCGCCAGCCCGGCCGGAACCTCATCCGCGCCATGGTGCTGGGCACCGGGGCCGTCACCGGCCTCTACCTGGCCGTGACGCTGGCCTTCCTGCACCTGCTGGGCTTCCAGGGCCTTTCGGCCTCCCGGGCCGTGGCCTCCGAGGCCTTCGGCCAGGTGCTGCCGGCCCTGGCGGGCAAGGCCCTGAGCGCCCTCATCTGCCTGTCGGCCCTGGGCGCCCTGGGGGGCATCATCTTCACCGGCGCCCGGATCTCGTACGCCGTGGGCCGGGACCACCCCGCCTTCCGCCCCCTGGCGGCCTGGGACGGGGCCGCCGGCGCCCCCCGGAGGGCCCTGCTGATCCAGGGACTGGTGGCCGCCGGCCTGGTGGTGGCCCTGGGTGCCCTGGTGGACGCCCTGGTGTACACCGCCGCCGCCGTCTACCTCTTCTACCTGGCCACGAGCCTGGCCGTGTTCGTCCTCCGCCGCCGCGACCCCCAGGTGCCCCGCCCGTACCGGGTCACCGCCTACCCGCTGCCCACCCTCGTCTTCTGCGCCGTTTGCCTCTTCCTGATCCACGGCGCCGTGGCCTACAGGCCCCGCACCGCCGCCGCGGCCTTCGGGGTCCTGGCGCTGGGCCTGCCCATCCACGCCTTCGGGCGCCCCCGGCCCGCCCAGGAGGGGTGACAGGGCCGGCGATCGCCAATTTTCCGTGGCCTGGAAGGACGCGATTTAACATAAATAAAGGAATGTAAGGCCAATGCCGACGCCCCGGCTCCCCGCCGGGGCGTCATTTTTCGCTTTACTTCCGGCTTGTGACATAACAAACCATTTCTAAACTGGGGAGTGGAATTAAACGGAACAAATTGGGCTGAAGTGGCAATTTGTGGCATTTCTCCCCTACCCCCTGCAATCTTTGAATGTTGTTGAAAGGCGATCCCGGTGCTGCGACTTCGCGGAAATGCACCGGCCACCGTGGATGAAAAGGGCCGTCTCAAGCTGCCCACCACCTTCAAGGCCGACCTGGATGTCTTCGCCAAGGGCGAGGGCCAGCCCGGGCTCCGCGCCTACCTCACCTCCCTGGACGGCAAGGGGGCCCGGCTCTATCCCCTGCCCGTGTGGGAGGCCATTGAGGCCCGGCTGGCCTCGGTTCCCGGCACCAATCCCGCCAAGCGCCGCTTCCTGGAAGTGACGGCCTACTACGGTTCGGAAGTGGAGCCCGACGCCCAGGGGCGCTTCGTCATTCCCCCCACCCTGCGCGAGGCCGCGAGCCTCGTGGGCGAGGTGGCGATCCTCGGGCAGATGGACCATCTGGCCATCTGGAACAAGGAAGCCTTCGCGGGCCGGC is a genomic window containing:
- a CDS encoding APC family permease codes for the protein MGPNSPRRELGLLDVTCLIVGIIVGTGIYQVAPDVARGAGGPWRLLGLWALGGALSLCGALGYAELASAYPREGGDYVYLTRAYGSRAGFLFGWLQLAVARPGDIAILAFAFATYARAIWDPWPGGGPALRVYALAAVAGLTAIHMVGVRASRWTQNLLTAVKFLGLLAIALAACLKDARPPVAGPQAPLPLSVALILVLFTYGGWNEMAYVAAEVRQPGRNLIRAMVLGTGAVTGLYLAVTLAFLHLLGFQGLSASRAVASEAFGQVLPALAGKALSALICLSALGALGGIIFTGARISYAVGRDHPAFRPLAAWDGAAGAPRRALLIQGLVAAGLVVALGALVDALVYTAAAVYLFYLATSLAVFVLRRRDPQVPRPYRVTAYPLPTLVFCAVCLFLIHGAVAYRPRTAAAAFGVLALGLPIHAFGRPRPAQEG
- a CDS encoding division/cell wall cluster transcriptional repressor MraZ; translated protein: MLRLRGNAPATVDEKGRLKLPTTFKADLDVFAKGEGQPGLRAYLTSLDGKGARLYPLPVWEAIEARLASVPGTNPAKRRFLEVTAYYGSEVEPDAQGRFVIPPTLREAASLVGEVAILGQMDHLAIWNKEAFAGRLVADPLTTEDLAALADLGI